From Paenibacillus graminis:
ACGATAGGTACATAGAGAAAACATTTAGCTAAGAGGAGACGATACTGAGATGGCAAAAATATTATACAGACTGGGGTTTTGGTCAGCGAAGAACCGGCTAAAAGTCCTTCTGGGCAGCATTACGCTTTTAGTGGCGGCGGCGATTGTAGCGTTATCGATGGGAGTTCATTTTGGTGAGGAGACTTCCATCCCCGGACTTGCCTCGCAAAAAACACTTGAGGTTATGGAAAAGGAATTTCCAAACCCGCAAAGTGGACTCGGTAAAACCCAACTGGTGCTGAAAGCTCCGGACAATGAAAGGTTATCCTCTGAGGCCGCAAAGCAGCTCATTACCGCCAAACTCAAGGGAGTGGCAGCAGATCCGGAGGTAACATCAGTAGTAAGTCCGTACGATAATCATTCATTGAATGCGGACAGCACCATCGGTTATGCAACAATTACCTACGCGGTACCAGGCGATGAAGTAACAGATCAATCCAAAGATTCAGTTAATGAGATTGCAGAGAGCCTTCGCGATGCCGGCTGGCAGGCTGAATTGATTGGAGACGGCTATGTAAAAATGGCAACCAGCAGCCCCACCGAAGCGCTCGGCGTGCTTCTGGCCCTGGTAATCCTTGCTGTTGCACTTGGTTCCATCCTTACCGGTGTCCTTCCGATTGTGACGGCAGGTTTAGGGCTCGGATTTGGTATTATGCTGATTATCATCGGAACCAGTTTCTTAGACGTTCCTTCGTTTGCTTTATCACTGGCAGGTATGCTTGGATTGGCTGTAGGTATTGACTATGCTTTGTTCATTATCGCCAGATACCGCCAGCAGCTTGCAGAAGGTTATGAGCGGCGGGAAGCGATTGCCATCGCGAACGGAACGGCTGGGAGTGCGGTTGTGTTTGCCGGAGTAACGGTTATTATCGCTCTGGTCGGTTTTTCCTTCGTTGGAGTACCGTTCCTTACGGCTATGGGTATGGCTGGTGCACTTACTGTATTTACCGCAATACTTATGACGATATTCGTTGTACCAGCGATTTTGGACCTGCTGGGGGGCAAGGTTAAAGCGCCTGCCAAGCGGGCAGGAAGCAAGCAGAAGCCGGGAGGCCACGGAAATCTGTGGGGAAGATTCGTTACCGGTCAGCCTTTAGTAGCTGTCCTGCTGGGGGTAGCGCTGCTTGCAATCATTGCTCTGCCGTTCTTCCACATGGAGACAGGTCTTGGAAATGATGGCCATAAATCGCCGGATAAAACCGAACGCCGGGCCTATGATCTCCTTTCCGAAGCCTATGGCGAAGGGTATCATGGACCGTTAGTGCTTTTGGCTGAAACGGACGGCGGGAAAGAGGCTGCGGCCAATCTCAATAAAGTGATTGAGGAAGTAAAAACTTATCCCAACGTCGCGATGGTAAACCCGGCGGTCACCGCGCCTTCCGGAAAAGTATCGCTGATTACGGTTATGCCGACAACAGGCCCCAATGATTCAGCAACTATTGACCTTGTCCATTTAATTCGTGATAAGGCACCCGAAATAGAGCAGCAGGATCATATTAAGATTGGTGTGACCGGCAGCACGGCTGTCAATATCGATATCACGCAGAAGTTGAATCAGGCCCTACCTGAATTCTGCCTAATCATTGTCGGCTTGGCCTTTGTACTCCTTATGCTGGTATTCCGTTCAATTCTGGTTCCGATCAAGGCCGTACTTGGATTTATTCTGTCGCTTGGAGCGACTTTGGGATTTGTTACTTATGTCGTTCAAGACGGCCATTTCCAGAAGTTATTCGGATTCTATGCCGAGGCACCGGTATTTAACTTCTTACCGATCATTGTAGTCGGCGTCCTGTTCGGTCTGGCTATGGACTATGAAGTGTTTTTGGTCAGCCGGATGCGTGAGGAATTCAAGAAGAGCGGAGATGCCAAAAAATCCGTTCTTGCCGGTATCCGCCACAGCGGCGGAGTCGTGACCGCAGCAGGACTCATCATGGTTGCCGTCTTTACCGGATTCATTCTGGCAGAGGAGCCTATGGTTAAGGTCATGGGGCTGGCGCTTGCCTTCGGTGTTCTCTTTGATGCTTTTATCGTCCGGATGCTCATCGTTCCCGGGGTGATGACCTTGCTTGGGAAGTCGGCCTGGTATTTTCCAAAATGGCTGGACCGCCTGCTTCCGAATCTCGACGTGGAAGGTGAGGGAGTGATGGAGGAAGTAGAGAAAAAACAGCGGGAATTTACGAAGGAATCTAACATCAGATTATTGGCTAAGCCATTAGAATAAGTTGGCTTAAGAAGCGGCAGGCATTGATTAGAACAACATTCAATGCCCGCCGTATTTTCATCCATAAGCCGTTAAGAAACTGG
This genomic window contains:
- a CDS encoding MMPL family transporter; protein product: MAKILYRLGFWSAKNRLKVLLGSITLLVAAAIVALSMGVHFGEETSIPGLASQKTLEVMEKEFPNPQSGLGKTQLVLKAPDNERLSSEAAKQLITAKLKGVAADPEVTSVVSPYDNHSLNADSTIGYATITYAVPGDEVTDQSKDSVNEIAESLRDAGWQAELIGDGYVKMATSSPTEALGVLLALVILAVALGSILTGVLPIVTAGLGLGFGIMLIIIGTSFLDVPSFALSLAGMLGLAVGIDYALFIIARYRQQLAEGYERREAIAIANGTAGSAVVFAGVTVIIALVGFSFVGVPFLTAMGMAGALTVFTAILMTIFVVPAILDLLGGKVKAPAKRAGSKQKPGGHGNLWGRFVTGQPLVAVLLGVALLAIIALPFFHMETGLGNDGHKSPDKTERRAYDLLSEAYGEGYHGPLVLLAETDGGKEAAANLNKVIEEVKTYPNVAMVNPAVTAPSGKVSLITVMPTTGPNDSATIDLVHLIRDKAPEIEQQDHIKIGVTGSTAVNIDITQKLNQALPEFCLIIVGLAFVLLMLVFRSILVPIKAVLGFILSLGATLGFVTYVVQDGHFQKLFGFYAEAPVFNFLPIIVVGVLFGLAMDYEVFLVSRMREEFKKSGDAKKSVLAGIRHSGGVVTAAGLIMVAVFTGFILAEEPMVKVMGLALAFGVLFDAFIVRMLIVPGVMTLLGKSAWYFPKWLDRLLPNLDVEGEGVMEEVEKKQREFTKESNIRLLAKPLE